Proteins encoded within one genomic window of uncultured Desulfobacter sp.:
- a CDS encoding TonB-dependent receptor produces the protein MKRIRLGLGEIVSLLIWGIIFPCFVWAIEQNQSTTLEDVVVTATRTDKTLLETAASVTIITAEQIEEMGATNFVEIVENIPGVVKDSDSRERLTFRGNRSPQSGGVLVLINGVPANNGIGWYVEYDSIPVSDIERIEVRRSSGNIAFGPDASRGVINLITKRGKAETFSGKTSVSYGSWNSLKAFAGVSGQVNKWDYAFGGSFFNTDGYEDDNKELGTARVSVGHNFSKETRLGLNLDWHKADYDTIYGKTKWQLDNYRREKIFPTSETNDTLIHNRENEDENTAVSLEFSTKKEKFFANGLMSYDNTDHVYRYLAKKLDSGYSTTSSYYDYQEDSDQDRFLARASGGYNFLFNTIKYTPTIGADYEKISFDLVKSYPWSPTPLSASQESAVAKGTMDAERERFGIFLNNELDFSRQWELSFSGRFDQVDYDVSTLEPNQVTNSHSDFSWDITPAYHPTSNATVYASFSQSYWYPVLYYYKYAMEYATAEYTAQDLKPEKYQTLELGYKQYVSTKLSLAFTAYYMQVDDKFLSLYDSDATSDWLGYRNVGDSEHMGLELEASGQINPMVGYRLQGAYQNAEWDNAIFKPYIWGETSDSNTENVDISGQQVPHLPKFTGTFGLDFYFLSHWKFSADLNYYGKQYVDVLNRYEISDYVTADLKLTYTAEKFKVWVLCNNVFDREEYNYFNETGRRNSDGTPYKQYYYPMSGRYIEAGVSFDF, from the coding sequence ATGAAAAGAATAAGATTGGGACTTGGAGAAATAGTGTCACTATTAATTTGGGGGATAATTTTTCCCTGTTTTGTCTGGGCGATTGAGCAGAACCAGTCCACAACCCTTGAAGACGTGGTGGTGACAGCGACCCGGACAGACAAAACCCTGTTGGAGACAGCGGCCAGTGTTACGATTATTACAGCCGAGCAGATTGAAGAGATGGGGGCAACAAATTTTGTGGAGATTGTTGAAAACATTCCAGGCGTCGTAAAAGACAGCGACAGCCGCGAGCGGCTGACATTCAGGGGCAACCGCAGCCCACAGTCCGGTGGCGTTTTAGTTCTTATTAACGGGGTGCCTGCCAATAATGGTATTGGATGGTATGTTGAATATGATTCAATTCCCGTCTCAGATATTGAACGTATTGAAGTCCGCCGATCTTCGGGAAACATTGCCTTTGGGCCAGATGCATCCAGAGGGGTGATCAATCTTATCACCAAAAGGGGGAAAGCTGAGACCTTTTCCGGAAAAACAAGTGTTTCCTATGGCTCCTGGAACAGTCTAAAAGCCTTTGCCGGCGTTAGTGGACAGGTGAATAAATGGGATTATGCTTTTGGTGGTTCTTTTTTCAATACAGACGGTTATGAAGATGACAATAAAGAATTGGGAACTGCCCGGGTCAGTGTAGGCCATAATTTTTCTAAAGAGACCCGCTTGGGCCTGAATCTTGACTGGCATAAGGCCGACTACGATACCATTTACGGCAAAACAAAATGGCAGTTGGACAATTATCGGCGGGAAAAAATTTTCCCCACATCGGAAACAAATGACACCCTGATCCATAACCGAGAAAATGAGGATGAGAATACAGCCGTAAGTCTTGAATTCAGCACAAAAAAAGAAAAATTTTTTGCCAACGGGCTGATGTCTTATGATAACACAGATCATGTTTACAGATATCTGGCCAAAAAGCTTGATTCCGGTTACAGCACAACCAGTTCTTATTATGACTACCAGGAGGACAGTGATCAGGACAGGTTCCTGGCCAGAGCATCCGGTGGTTATAATTTTTTGTTCAACACAATAAAGTATACCCCCACTATCGGCGCAGATTATGAAAAGATTTCCTTTGATCTGGTTAAATCATATCCATGGTCGCCGACCCCATTGTCCGCTTCCCAAGAGAGTGCGGTTGCCAAAGGCACCATGGACGCCGAAAGGGAACGATTCGGCATTTTTCTAAACAATGAACTGGACTTCAGCCGGCAGTGGGAATTGAGCTTCAGTGGCCGTTTTGACCAGGTGGATTATGATGTGAGCACTCTGGAACCCAACCAGGTGACCAACAGTCACTCCGATTTTTCCTGGGATATCACGCCGGCCTATCATCCCACTTCAAACGCGACTGTCTATGCGTCGTTTTCTCAATCTTACTGGTATCCGGTATTGTATTACTATAAATACGCCATGGAATATGCCACAGCTGAATATACAGCCCAAGATTTGAAACCTGAAAAGTATCAGACCCTGGAGTTGGGGTATAAGCAGTATGTCAGCACCAAGCTCAGCTTAGCTTTCACAGCCTATTACATGCAAGTGGATGATAAATTTCTCTCCTTGTATGATTCAGATGCTACAAGCGATTGGTTAGGATACAGAAACGTGGGGGATTCCGAACATATGGGCCTTGAGTTGGAAGCCTCAGGCCAGATCAATCCTATGGTGGGTTATCGCCTACAAGGTGCATATCAGAATGCCGAGTGGGACAATGCCATATTCAAACCCTATATCTGGGGGGAGACATCTGATTCCAACACCGAGAATGTGGATATTTCCGGTCAGCAAGTACCCCATCTCCCGAAGTTTACCGGGACTTTCGGATTGGATTTTTATTTTCTGAGTCACTGGAAATTCAGTGCTGATCTGAACTATTACGGCAAGCAGTATGTGGATGTTCTCAACCGGTACGAGATCAGCGATTATGTCACCGCTGATCTTAAACTGACCTATACCGCTGAAAAATTTAAGGTGTGGGTGCTGTGCAATAATGTATTTGACCGGGAAGAGTATAACTATTTCAATGAGACCGGGA
- a CDS encoding diguanylate cyclase — MKILIAEDDPVSRRLLEAKLHKWGYDVVVTCNGDEAWEAFRAENAPRLAILDWMMPGVDGVEICRRMRRKAKGLYTYIILLTALYQDEDIVTGMEAGADDYITKPFKANELRVRLRAGRRIIELQKELIEARDALREKATHDSLTGLWNHEEIIRILRGQLSRAERERGEVSIIMADLDHFKKVNDIHGHMAGDSVLRLTASRMLSLMRDYDYIGRYGGEEFLVILPGCDKVQAGKIAERLCQVIGNENMDIPEGMIPVTISLGVATTCKGQNCNANSLVQAADIALYRAKENGRNRVEMAGEEDKKHG, encoded by the coding sequence ATGAAAATTCTGATAGCCGAAGATGACCCGGTTTCCCGGCGCCTTCTCGAAGCCAAGCTGCACAAGTGGGGGTACGATGTGGTCGTCACCTGCAATGGCGACGAGGCATGGGAAGCATTCCGGGCCGAAAACGCTCCGAGGCTCGCTATCCTTGACTGGATGATGCCCGGAGTGGATGGCGTTGAGATCTGCAGAAGGATGAGAAGAAAAGCCAAAGGACTATACACCTACATCATCCTGCTGACAGCGCTGTATCAGGATGAGGATATTGTTACCGGTATGGAGGCCGGAGCCGACGACTACATCACCAAGCCGTTCAAGGCGAACGAGCTGAGGGTGCGCCTCAGAGCAGGACGGCGTATCATCGAGCTTCAGAAAGAGTTGATAGAGGCACGTGATGCGCTCAGGGAGAAAGCCACTCACGACTCCCTCACCGGCCTGTGGAACCATGAAGAGATTATCCGCATCCTGAGAGGACAGTTGTCCAGGGCTGAACGGGAAAGGGGGGAGGTGAGCATAATCATGGCTGACCTGGACCATTTTAAGAAGGTCAACGATATTCATGGCCATATGGCGGGCGACTCGGTGCTCCGCCTTACCGCCAGTAGGATGCTTTCCCTGATGCGGGATTACGATTATATCGGCCGCTATGGAGGCGAGGAATTTCTGGTCATCCTTCCCGGCTGTGACAAGGTGCAGGCCGGGAAGATTGCCGAAAGACTCTGCCAAGTCATAGGAAACGAGAATATGGACATACCGGAAGGAATGATCCCTGTTACTATAAGCCTCGGAGTAGCGACCACCTGCAAAGGACAAAACTGTAATGCAAACTCACTTGTCCAGGCCGCGGACATAGCCCTTTACAGAGCCAAGGAGAATGGGCGCAACCGGGTGGAGATGGCTGGGGAGGAAGACAAAAAGCATGGGTGA
- a CDS encoding transposase codes for MWETDTKSTTRNHRTICVPFSQDAYNDIVQNPDKFRNCLDEKIKLFPELFPADIFQEGYLMKDIYHSKKMSIPIRRIEMAGIAYTVRPSFVTPYLTGLVDEVEKALFMRKFNVPFWALSYIFGKNPMYWYRIEQSLGRNSIVGTTVRQSGDIPQHLAADEKHTRILGEKTYVATTVGNGCILGVSVAQNAGKQALTEAYQFYRDEAQCLQPEYSPETVNMDGWKATRQAWKSLFPSVAIVCCFLHVFIKIRDRAKKKYRDIFDETASKLWDCYRAESKISFSQRIRRLIEWCKKQDTPNVISDPIKKLRENIVSYRNAYDHPKAHRTSNMIDRLMQRMDRHLFSTQYFHGSMDAAQLSIRGWALIHNFAPYNPETVKRHNGFKSPAERLNHFKYHDNWLHNLYISASLGGYRSPPQNPI; via the coding sequence ATGTGGGAAACAGATACAAAATCCACAACCCGAAACCATAGAACCATATGTGTGCCCTTTTCTCAAGATGCTTATAACGACATTGTTCAAAATCCTGATAAATTTCGGAACTGTCTCGATGAAAAAATTAAGCTTTTCCCGGAACTATTTCCAGCTGATATTTTCCAAGAAGGATATCTAATGAAAGATATCTATCACTCAAAAAAAATGTCGATCCCTATTAGGCGAATCGAGATGGCCGGCATTGCTTATACAGTGCGCCCTTCCTTTGTGACGCCCTATCTTACTGGTTTGGTTGACGAGGTTGAAAAAGCCCTTTTCATGCGAAAATTCAATGTGCCCTTCTGGGCACTGAGCTACATTTTCGGTAAAAATCCAATGTATTGGTACCGGATTGAACAGTCACTTGGTCGCAATAGTATTGTTGGAACAACCGTCCGGCAATCAGGCGACATTCCCCAACATCTTGCGGCGGATGAGAAGCACACCCGGATTCTGGGAGAAAAAACGTATGTGGCAACAACTGTTGGAAATGGCTGTATTCTTGGAGTTTCTGTTGCTCAAAATGCCGGAAAGCAAGCCTTGACCGAAGCATATCAATTTTATCGGGATGAGGCCCAATGCCTACAGCCTGAATATTCGCCGGAGACTGTCAATATGGATGGATGGAAAGCTACCCGGCAGGCATGGAAAAGCCTTTTTCCATCGGTAGCCATCGTTTGTTGTTTTCTGCATGTATTCATAAAAATTCGTGATCGGGCGAAGAAAAAATACAGAGACATTTTTGATGAAACAGCATCAAAGCTATGGGATTGTTATCGGGCTGAAAGCAAAATATCATTTTCACAGCGAATCAGAAGGTTGATCGAATGGTGCAAAAAGCAAGATACCCCGAATGTTATATCAGACCCCATAAAAAAATTACGGGAAAATATTGTTTCATACAGAAATGCCTATGACCATCCCAAGGCACACAGAACGAGTAATATGATTGACAGATTGATGCAAAGAATGGATCGTCACCTGTTCAGCACTCAGTATTTTCATGGATCAATGGATGCAGCGCAACTGAGTATTCGAGGATGGGCACTTATTCATAATTTTGCTCCTTACAACCCAGAGACAGTCAAAAGGCATAACGGCTTCAAAAGCCCAGCTGAAAGGCTGAATCATTTTAAATATCACGACAACTGGTTGCACAACCTTTACATTTCGGCTTCTTTGGGGGGGTATCGAAGCCCTCCCCAAAATCCGATATAA
- a CDS encoding transposase, translating into MPIIKMDVLHFILHKGVCSKCGKVVKAEIPSEHQTGYGPRLSALIAEISGIQGNSRETVRTFCRSVLNFPISTGAEVLSRFSLPAEKSDDGVAKIIYTAKDGKSQKMFNALDWLARLVTHIPGRYEHTVRYYGYFSNKSRGMRKKAETDNTIPTIMQNKMSSKEARQNWARLIQKIYEYDFSVSRIPAVEYWN; encoded by the coding sequence TTGCCTATAATTAAGATGGATGTACTTCATTTCATCCTTCATAAAGGCGTCTGTTCAAAATGCGGCAAAGTTGTCAAGGCAGAGATTCCTTCAGAACATCAAACCGGTTATGGACCCCGCCTGAGCGCCCTCATTGCAGAGATAAGCGGAATTCAAGGCAATAGCCGTGAAACCGTTCGCACGTTCTGTCGGTCTGTCCTCAATTTTCCAATATCAACAGGTGCTGAGGTCCTCTCACGATTCTCTCTTCCGGCCGAAAAATCTGATGATGGCGTCGCTAAAATCATTTATACCGCCAAAGACGGAAAATCCCAAAAGATGTTTAATGCTTTGGATTGGCTTGCCAGATTGGTGACGCATATTCCAGGAAGATACGAGCATACCGTTCGTTACTATGGTTACTTTTCTAACAAGTCCAGGGGGATGAGAAAGAAGGCGGAAACTGATAACACAATCCCGACAATTATGCAAAATAAGATGTCTTCAAAAGAAGCAAGGCAGAATTGGGCCAGGTTAATTCAAAAAATTTATGAATATGACTTTTCAGTCTCCCGGATCCCGGCAGTTGAGTATTGGAATTGA